A window of the Rhodococcus sp. 4CII genome harbors these coding sequences:
- a CDS encoding SGNH/GDSL hydrolase family protein, whose translation MEAVDRRTLADRTMVGLTYRRFPLIVIMAALAVLWSDPALADPVPGSVRYVAMGDSRAAGPFLAPTSIRDGCFRSAEGYPVVVARTLHVAHFVNVSCSGARTENVTDTAQLTPSGPMPPQLDALRSDATLVTLSIGGNDIRWYSLVRSCYTDHPGLDANCRSDPAVAERMNAALSGLGPKVSATLAAITRKAPGATVFLVGHGGIFGSRGCWPNIPTSDADAAWISKFFVKFNRVLSEAALTNRARYVEIATAGAGHDACARPELATMVRRPPLTVFRTAAAPDHSRDGGDRVARRHLGDHEHGPPMTGPPRVATSFSNIGGA comes from the coding sequence ATGGAAGCCGTCGACCGCCGAACCCTTGCTGACCGCACAATGGTCGGACTCACGTACCGGCGGTTCCCACTGATCGTGATCATGGCGGCGCTCGCGGTTCTGTGGTCCGACCCGGCGCTGGCCGACCCGGTGCCCGGCAGCGTCCGATATGTCGCGATGGGTGATTCGCGGGCAGCTGGGCCGTTCCTGGCGCCGACGTCGATTCGGGACGGATGCTTCCGGTCGGCGGAGGGATACCCCGTCGTGGTTGCCCGGACACTGCACGTCGCACACTTCGTCAACGTGTCCTGCTCGGGGGCCAGGACCGAGAACGTCACGGATACGGCACAGCTCACACCGTCGGGGCCGATGCCGCCGCAGCTCGACGCACTGCGCTCGGACGCGACGCTCGTCACCCTCAGCATCGGCGGAAACGACATCCGGTGGTATTCGCTGGTGCGCTCGTGCTACACAGACCACCCGGGATTGGATGCGAACTGCCGCTCGGACCCCGCGGTCGCCGAACGAATGAACGCAGCGCTGTCCGGGCTCGGGCCGAAGGTGTCCGCAACACTCGCCGCGATCACCCGGAAGGCGCCCGGCGCAACCGTGTTCCTTGTCGGTCATGGAGGGATCTTCGGCAGCCGCGGCTGCTGGCCGAACATCCCCACCAGCGATGCCGACGCGGCCTGGATCTCCAAGTTCTTCGTGAAGTTCAATCGCGTCCTGTCCGAAGCAGCGCTGACGAACCGGGCCCGGTACGTGGAGATCGCCACCGCCGGCGCGGGCCACGATGCCTGCGCCCGACCGGAGCTAGCAACGATGGTTCGAAGGCCTCCGCTCACAGTCTTTCGCACAGCCGCTGCACCCGACCACAGCAGGGATGGAGGCGATCGCGTCGCTCGTCGTCACCTCGGCGACCACGAACACGGGCCCCCGATGACAGGGCCACCCCGCGTGGCCACGAGCTTCTCCAACATCGGAGGCGCGTAA
- a CDS encoding DedA family protein produces MNLALGIGILDASTLLGTLGLLGVLGAVFVETGLLVGFFLPGDSLLFTAGVFAAQPHPLAPLWLLLITVPIAAILGDQLGYVIGRRLGPAVFERPGAKRIGPKQLEQSHRFFDRYGPRAILLARFVPIARTVAPVMAGASGMRYRTFALYNVIGGILWGMGVPVLGYLLGGIPFVRNHIEVILIAVVLVSTAPLLINALRTRRRRTATSPGTVAGSAEFSSRQ; encoded by the coding sequence ATGAATCTGGCACTGGGAATCGGGATCCTGGATGCATCGACCCTGCTGGGCACCCTCGGCCTGCTCGGCGTTCTCGGAGCGGTCTTCGTCGAAACCGGGCTCCTCGTCGGCTTCTTCCTGCCCGGAGACTCGCTGCTGTTCACCGCCGGCGTCTTCGCCGCGCAGCCACACCCCCTCGCTCCTCTCTGGCTGCTCTTGATCACCGTCCCGATCGCCGCGATCCTGGGCGATCAGCTCGGTTACGTGATCGGCCGCCGGCTGGGGCCGGCGGTGTTCGAACGGCCGGGCGCGAAGAGGATCGGCCCGAAACAGCTCGAGCAGTCGCACCGCTTCTTCGACCGGTACGGGCCACGCGCCATCCTGCTCGCCCGATTCGTTCCCATCGCCCGGACTGTCGCGCCGGTCATGGCCGGAGCCTCCGGCATGCGCTACCGCACGTTTGCCCTCTACAACGTCATCGGGGGAATCCTGTGGGGAATGGGTGTTCCTGTCCTCGGCTACCTCCTCGGAGGAATACCGTTCGTACGCAACCACATCGAGGTGATCCTCATCGCCGTGGTACTCGTCTCGACAGCGCCGCTCCTGATCAACGCACTGCGCACCCGACGCCGCAGAACCGCCACCTCACCGGGTACCGTCGCCGGATCTGCGGAATTCTCGTCGCGGCAGTGA
- a CDS encoding phosphatase PAP2 family protein, which produces MREVATQLVPAGTQGLPVHVRLIGVGRDAVTEVQEGGAATVTLVLLASCLLLFLVASLWLTAARDSRGGWTWGLRGIRVGALVVAFGALAYQVRVSGQMIAADGPVLSWLAGHRSAWLTGPAIAITDAGGPVGTVVLAVVGGAVLSRRAHSLLPAIILIGTVGAAAAASTAAKALVGRQRPPLVTQVLLETDHSFPSGHVTGATALFGMAAVMLGFGLPAAQRWALRLLAGGLTVLIAVTRLYLGEHWLTDVVGGVLLGGTAVLAGSVVYAAWMSKTTATDHGERPAQTAAAETTTWGTAA; this is translated from the coding sequence GTGAGAGAAGTAGCAACACAGCTGGTCCCAGCCGGCACGCAAGGCTTGCCCGTTCACGTCCGGTTGATCGGTGTCGGTCGCGACGCCGTGACGGAAGTTCAGGAGGGCGGAGCGGCCACCGTCACACTGGTCCTTCTCGCCTCCTGTCTCCTCCTGTTTCTTGTCGCATCACTGTGGCTCACTGCCGCGCGTGACAGTCGCGGGGGCTGGACGTGGGGGCTGAGAGGAATTCGCGTCGGTGCGTTGGTGGTGGCGTTCGGGGCGCTTGCCTACCAGGTACGGGTGTCGGGACAGATGATCGCGGCCGACGGGCCGGTGCTGAGCTGGCTCGCGGGCCATCGTTCAGCGTGGCTGACCGGACCGGCGATCGCGATCACCGACGCCGGCGGCCCGGTCGGCACCGTCGTCCTGGCAGTCGTCGGCGGGGCGGTCCTGTCCCGGCGTGCACATTCGCTGCTGCCCGCGATCATCCTGATCGGGACCGTCGGTGCGGCAGCCGCGGCGTCCACCGCCGCCAAAGCGCTGGTCGGGCGGCAGCGTCCGCCGTTGGTGACGCAGGTCCTGCTCGAGACCGATCACTCCTTCCCGTCCGGGCACGTCACCGGAGCAACGGCATTGTTCGGGATGGCCGCGGTCATGCTCGGCTTCGGTCTGCCCGCTGCGCAGCGGTGGGCGCTGCGTCTGCTCGCCGGTGGCCTGACCGTGCTGATCGCCGTCACCCGCCTCTATCTCGGCGAACACTGGCTCACGGACGTCGTCGGTGGTGTTCTGCTCGGTGGTACCGCCGTCCTCGCCGGGTCGGTGGTCTACGCCGCCTGGATGAGCAAGACAACCGCGACCGACCACGGCGAGCGTCCCGCTCAGACCGCGGCCGCCGAGACGACGACGTGGGGAACCGCAGCATGA